The Granulicella sp. 5B5 nucleotide sequence TACCCTCTGGTTTTGCCGGTTATCACCCTGAGGATTGGGGACCGCCATCGGGGCATCCCGCGGAGCCTGCCTATCCGGTTCCGATCTTCGCCGCTGAAGTCCCCACGGTAGAATCGCCAACGGCAGCTTTGGCTAGACATCTTAGCTTCGTGGTCTGGCGCTACCGGGTCTTGTCCGGATTTCTGGCCGTTCTATTCGTTGGTCTGGCCATCGCGTTTGGGCTGCATCTGCGTACTCACTTTCGCGCCGAACGCCGTCACCTTCTGTGGGGACGGCTCTTTACCGAAGATCAGCCAACCCGAATTGTCCTTGGCGACTCCGGCCTGGTTCTGTTTCATGCGGTTGCGCGAAGGCATGTCAGCCTCCATGAGTACCTGAATAACGATTACAGCCAACAGTTGCCTTATCTCGAATGGAACCATCAGCCGGTGGACCCGAAGCTGGCTGACTTTCTCCTGCATCGCCGATATACGTCCATGGCAGATGCGATGACGCTCGCCCACCTGCTGCGCCTGCCCGAGGCGATCCCGGAACGAACACTCGTCAATTACAGCCGGGATATGCACGTCGAAGACTTCTACTCAAGCAATCTCATCATCATCGGTGCGCAAGAAGCCGTTCCATGGCTAGACCTCTTCGAAAACCACATGGACTTCGTCTTCAGCCTCGAAGGTCCCGAAAAGCACTCCGCCTTTCTTAACCGACGCCCGCATGCCGGGGAGAAGACAGACTATAACTCGTATACGCCGGAGACTGCATCGAAAGTATATGGGGTTATCGCGTTTCTGCCGAACCTAAGAGGTACGGGGAATGTATTGATTCTCGAGGGGCTGTCGATGGTAGGAACCGAAGCGGCCATCGACCTTGCTATCGATGACACGAAGTTGCTGCCGATTCTGAAGACGATCCGTCGGCCCGATGGATCTTTGCCCCACTTCGAAATGCTGATCGAAAGCGATGTGCTGGGCGAAGGGTCCGGTCCGGCACATGTCGTCGCCATCCATTTGCACGATTGAGTCCTACGTCCCGGCATACGCTGGAAACTACTGGAGCCTCCCTTGACCGGCAAGAAGGTCCGTCCGAAATGAGGCCATTGGCGATTTATCGCTCTCTGAACGTTTCTCTGTTTGATACGAATCGGTGGCGGCGAGTTAGTCTTTGTACACCTGAACCGCGGTGTGAGGAGTCATCAAGGTCTAATCCGCTTGGCCATGGTTGAAAGCAATTTCGGTCGTACGTCGGGCCGGGTCCATGGACATTCTGCGATGCAGATGCCGCAGGACGCCGCCTCGGCGAAGAAGGGGATGCATTTATCGAAGTTGACATACCAACGTTCAACGCCCCGAATCAGCTGCTTGCTCTCCGTAATCGCACCTGGAGGGCACGATCTGGTGCAAATCTGGCAACTGGCGCAGAACTCGTCCGCGCCAAAGTGATCTGGCGCGGTGGGGACGAGCGGCATGTCGGTCGTGACGCCAGCGAGACGAAGGCCGGCTCCGAACTGCCGATTGATCAAGGAGCCGTGCTTCCCAAGTTCTCCCAGGCCAGAAGCAATGGCGGGTGGGATCAGCAGCAGTGCGCTCGCCGAGGGACCGGGGTAGGCGCTCGCGTTATATCCTTGGGCGCGAATCCAGTTGGCGAGCGCAAAGGAAGAGCGGGTTCCGCGAGCATACTGCTCCCGATCTCAGTGACGCCAATACCGTTGGTCTCGTCAGAAGGCAGCTCCTTGAGGCGTTCGTAGTTGGGGGCCAGGGCAAGGATGATCACCCATGGGTCGTCGATGGTGTAGCCGTCGAAGACGTAAAGGGGATCCATGGGCGCGATGCCGACTGCGCCAACTTCGTGGGCAAGTGCGAAGGCTGTCAGTTCGGAAGTGAGCTGTGCAGGCAGCGCAGCGTTCTTCACTTCGGCGACCGGAACGAGTTCGGGATGGTTGTAGGCCGCCATGAAGGCAGGCCCAGAGCCAGGACATTTGCGGGAGTTTAGCCGGGCGACATCTTCCAAGGGGCCGTAGGGGTGCTGGTCAGGAGAATGCCAGAAGAACGGGGATGCCCGGCGCGGTGTGGTCTCGCCAAGACCGTTGATGGGATTACCCGAGACTTTGAGCAACGCGGCGGTTTCTGGCTTGGGCCTGTAAGTGCCTGGCTTTGGCCGCCTTGGGTTGGGTAGCCCCTTGTCGCAGGAGGCAACGGGCTGCCGGTGAGCTGAGGAATCGTCTAAGGGATTGGTCGACGTGGCGTGCGCCTCTTCGATCATGGCTGATTGACTCCGGGAACAGAGATTAGAACTTCAACTTGAGCGAAAGCTGTATCTGCCGTGCGCCGCCGGCAAACGTGGGAGTTCCAAAGGTTGGGTTGTCGGGGCTATTTATGCCGTCGCCGTAGTGCTTGGGGACCGGTCCGGCAAACTCACCGGCTCCGTACACCTGATCCACATCATGAAGGTTGACACGATTGAAGACGTTGAGGGCTTCGGCACTTACATTGAGCTTCATACCTTCGCCGATGGAAACAGTCGCTGTAACCGAAGATCGGTGTCATAGTAGGCCGCGCCCAGGTACGTGTTGCGCCCGATGTCACCCACGCGATCGTTGAAGGGTAAACCATCGCCGTTGATATCCGAACCGGCGAGGATGCTGTAGGCTTGCGGACTCTGCAAGGTGTTGATCATGGAGAATTGTATGTTACGCAAAGGTGTAGCCCAGGTCTGGGGCGATTCTGCCAGCACCGTAACCACCTCCTCGTCAGTCTCAAACGCAACCTGCGAGTTGCCGGGGATGAAGTGAGGACGTTTGCCTCTGCCGAAGAGTGTCTGTAGCAAAGTCCACTTACTCTGCCGGACCTGTGATTGGCAACCTGAAGTCGCCTTTTCTCCAGTGAAGTTCCTAACTAAGATCAGTAACTCGTCCCCTCTCATGATCTTGCTGCGCTTCCCTTTGGAAAAGAGAAATATCCCCGCCGCATGCCCCTAAAGAGAAAAGAAAAGCTTTGACAAGCGAGAGAGAATCTTGGGTAACAAGCTGGACAGGGCGGTCAACCTGACAATAACAAGCCAATGCACGTTTTCAGCACTGTTAGCCTCGAAGCGCTCATCGGCGATGTTCCGTAAATCGAGCAGCAATGCCAAATCCGGCAACAGGATTCATCGCAAGAATTTGTCGGTTCTCTGATTGAAGCGAAGTTTGGCTGCAAAACATTGGAACGAAACTGCCTTGTCTGGGATCTTTGAACCAGGAGGTGCAGCGATCCATGTGCAGGGACTGGATAAAATGGCTGGTATTGGCCGGAACCTGGGTCCCGTGGCTGGCTTCAGCTCAACAGACCTGCACCACAGGAATACGTGTGGAAGGAACAATCGCCGATCCTACCGGGGCGGTGATTCCGGGAGCCACTGTGCAGGTTGCGGGAATAACCGTGACGACCGATGCAGCCGGGCACTATGTGCTCGCCTGCGTTGCTGCAAGAGCAGTCATCAGCGCGCACGCCAATGGATTTGCCGATGCCTCGGTCCGGGTATCGCCTCAATCAGCAGGAAAGGCACAGGTCAACATCCAACTGACCGTCTCAGCGGTCCAGTCGGATGTTCAGGTGAACGGAGATTCAGGCATCGCCAGCGACGGTGACACAACGACCCTGAACACGAAGGCTGTCCAGGGGCTCGCCGATGACCCAGATGATTTCCTGCGCGAGCTTCAGGTGCTGGCTGCAGAAGGCGGCGGCGATCCAACTACGGCGATGATTATGGTGGACGGCTTCCAGAACCCGAGCGCCCTCCCGCCGAAGAGTTCGATCGCATCGATTCGCATCAATCCTGATCTCTTCTCGGCCAGATATCGGCGGCCTCCTTTTTCCGGTGGGGTCATCGAAATTACGACAAAGCCGGGAGCCGCCACATTCCACGGCGCAGCCTTCTTCACGGACAGCGATGGCATCTTCAATGCCACCGACCCGTTTTCCGTTACCGCAACCCCTGCGGGCAGGCGACGATACGGCTTTGAACTGAGTGGTCCTATCATCTCGAAGAAAAGTGGCTTTGCACTGGCACTCGAAAAACGCGACATCGACGAATTCAATGTAGTGAATGCAGTCACGCTCGACGCAAACGGCGGTCTGGGGCCGAACGGAAACGGCGTTCCGTCTCAGCAAACGGTTTCGGCTCCAGAGCGGCTTTGGATTGCGTCGGCGCGCGGGGACTGGCAGGTGACTCCGAGTAATGTAGCCAGTCTCTCGTTCTCCGCGAATGTGAACAACGAAGGCAATCAAGGCGTCGGTGGCCTCACGCTCGCCGATGCCGGGTATTCGAGCCTGGTCAGCGAATACGACTTGCGGCTTCATAACATGCAGACGATCAGCCCGAATATCCTGCACGAAACCCACATCGGATATAGCTGGAAACGAACGGAGCAAGCTCCGCTATCGGATACACCGTCCGTGCAGGTTGCCGGATACTTCCTCGGCGGAGGCGCAACCAGCCAGAACCTGAATAACCGGGAACGTGATCTCGAAGTGGACGACGATATGACCATAGCGCACGGGAAACACACGGTCGCATTCGGCGTACAGTCACTCGGCATCTTTCTGCATGACTACGACCCAAACACATTCAATGGTGCCTACATTTTTGGCGGCGGAAGCGCTCCAGTGCTCGATGCGAACAATAACCTAACCGGCCAGACAACGACCATCAGTGCCCTTGAGCAATACCGGCGAGCCCAACTCAACCTCCCTGGAGGCTCGCCGACCACCTACCAAGTGACCACTGGGACACCGCTGGTTCCGTTGACGATATGGCTAGTCGGCCTCTGGGCGGATGACACCTTTAAGCTCGCCCGGCACTTGTCTCTCGCTACTGGATTTCGCTATCAGCTACAGACTACGCCTGGAATCTTTGGCAACTACAATCCCAGAGTGGGTCTTGCGTGGTCACCCGGCAAAAAGGAAACATGGGTGTTTCATGCCCGCGCAGGATTCTTCAATAGCGCTTATGACCAAAGCTACGCGACAGATGTTCATCGGCTGAATGGGATCTTGCAGCGGCAGACCACCGTGTATTCATCAGAGTTTAGCGCTCCCCTTATTCCGGTTCCTGGGTCCGTTCAGGTAGCCACGATCAACCTGTTTCCGCCAAGGCCTGTTCAAGACATGACATTCAGAGTCTTTGTGAATGCTGAGCATGACTTCGTCCATCACTGGCATGCGAGAGGCAACTTTTACTGGGCCTCGTACTGGAGCATCGTCCGCACCGTGAACATCAACGCTCCGCTGGTCGCCAGCAGTGTCGGTACCGCTCCGGATCCCACAGCGGCTCTGCTTGCACCGCGTCCGATTGCCCCTGATGAAAACTTGATTGAGTATCAAAACTCCGGCCATGGGTCAGGGAGTGTGACTTCGTTCAGCCTCGATCAGCACAGTTACAAGCGGTTCGGCCTATCTGCAAGATATACGCACATGAACCTCAAGTCCGATGTGCTAAGCAGTTTGACTCCACAGTCGAGTTATTCGAACAAAGGTGAGTCCGCGCGAATTAATTGGGACAGCAAAAACGGATTTACTCTCTTCGGAAATCTCAACCTTCCTTACAGGGTCGTAGCGACAACCCAATTTGATGTCTCCAGCGGGGTTCCTTATAACATCACTACGGGCACGGATAACAACGGCGATGGAAATTACACGGATCGCCCCTCCTATGCGTCGGCTCCCGGGCCCGGTATCTACAGCACCCGATTTGGCCTGTTGACAACGAACACGGTCAACGGGAACGTTCCAGCCAATCTTGGAACTATGCCAGGTTTGGTTCACCTCGATATGAACCTGAGCCGGGTTTTCACGCTGAATCCGAAGAACAAGGAGCATCCCCAAAGGCTGACGTTCAACGCGCGCAGCGCCAACCTGCTAAATCATACGAATGTTACTGCTGTAAATGCAGTGTTGTCTTCGTCTGCGATAGGTCAGCCTGTTACTGCTCAGACAGCGCGGCGCGTCGAACTGGGGGTGCGGTTTGAGTTCTGAGCACACAGAGCGCAACGTAAGACTAGAATCCCATCAGAGTCAGAAAGGAAATGCGATGAGCGAAGGAATGGCCAACGCAAGAATCCTTCCCATACGGCCAGGTGTTGGACTCGCCGCAGTCTCACTGATTGCCGGGATTCTGGCGGTTGTGATCGCAAGAGATTGCAATCGCAATCTGGAGTTTCACCATTTGCACGCGCCCTTCGCTCCCTCTCTCCTCTATGGCGGCGTGTACTGGATATGGTGGGTCGTTGTGACGTTGGTTCTGTGGACCCTCGCAGACCGATGGGAAGTGGCGTTCAAGCCTTCAGGACTGACAGTCATGGCTCATCTTGGAGCCTCGTGTATCCTTGCGACCGCGCATTTAGCTCTGCTTCAGCACACCATTGGGTTCGCCTCATGGTATTGGCCTGCATGGGGCCGTCGAATGGCCACGTTCTCCGTGGAGAACCTGGAACGCTTCGGAGTGGAACTTGTCCTCTACGGATTTATCAGCGGCATATGTGCGTTCCTCTATTCCCGCATGCAGACACAACAAGCCTTGGTTCAAAAGCTGGAGGTAGAACGTCAACTTACTCAGGCGCAGCTCAAGGCCCTCCAAATGCAGCTGGAGCCGCATTTTCTTTTCAACACCCTGAATGCAATCACGAGCTTGGTGGCCCACGAAAGAAATCCGGAAGCCATGAAAACGCTGACCCATCTGAATACGATTTTGCGCACCACACTGCAACGCAGAGCGCCCGAAAAGGTGCCTTTCGCCGAGGAATTGCGAGTCATCGAAAGCTACCTTGCCATCCAAAAAGTCCGCTTCGCCCATCGTCTGGAAGTGAAGATGGAAGTAGGCCCGGAAGTGATGGACGGGCTTATCCCCTGTTTTCTTCTTCAGCCGATTGTCGAGAATGCCGTTCAGCATGGAATCGCATCCAAAGCCACTGGCGGTTTGATCGAGACGCACGTCAAACGAGTGGGAGACACACTCTGGATGCAGGTGAAAGACAATGGTCGCGGTCTTGCCGATTCCAGGACGAAGGGGCACGGCATCGGCATGCAGAACACACGCGAACGCCTGGCTTTCTTCTATCCAGGCTCGCACGAGTTTCATGCGGTATCTCCCGCCGAAGGTGGCTATGAAGTGACAATCCAAATTCCTTACGAGCGGGCACTGGCATGAGACTGCAAACAGTCATCGTGGATGATGAGCCGCTGGCGCTCGATCTGCTCAAACTGCTGCTTACAGAGCACAGAGATATTGAGATTGTTGCAGAATGTCAGAACGGTGAGGAAGCGGTTTCCTGGCTACAATCGAAGCCCGCTGACCTGCTGTTCCTCGATGTACAGATGCCCGAGCTGGGAGGCTTTGAGGTTGTGGAACAGGTCGGGCTGCGGCATCTTCCGTCTACCATCTTTGTGACCGCCTATCACGAACATGCAGTGCGAGCATTCGATATTCACGCAGTAGATTATTTGACCAAGCCAGTCAA carries:
- a CDS encoding histidine kinase: MSEGMANARILPIRPGVGLAAVSLIAGILAVVIARDCNRNLEFHHLHAPFAPSLLYGGVYWIWWVVVTLVLWTLADRWEVAFKPSGLTVMAHLGASCILATAHLALLQHTIGFASWYWPAWGRRMATFSVENLERFGVELVLYGFISGICAFLYSRMQTQQALVQKLEVERQLTQAQLKALQMQLEPHFLFNTLNAITSLVAHERNPEAMKTLTHLNTILRTTLQRRAPEKVPFAEELRVIESYLAIQKVRFAHRLEVKMEVGPEVMDGLIPCFLLQPIVENAVQHGIASKATGGLIETHVKRVGDTLWMQVKDNGRGLADSRTKGHGIGMQNTRERLAFFYPGSHEFHAVSPAEGGYEVTIQIPYERALA
- a CDS encoding carboxypeptidase regulatory-like domain-containing protein; translated protein: MEGTIADPTGAVIPGATVQVAGITVTTDAAGHYVLACVAARAVISAHANGFADASVRVSPQSAGKAQVNIQLTVSAVQSDVQVNGDSGIASDGDTTTLNTKAVQGLADDPDDFLRELQVLAAEGGGDPTTAMIMVDGFQNPSALPPKSSIASIRINPDLFSARYRRPPFSGGVIEITTKPGAATFHGAAFFTDSDGIFNATDPFSVTATPAGRRRYGFELSGPIISKKSGFALALEKRDIDEFNVVNAVTLDANGGLGPNGNGVPSQQTVSAPERLWIASARGDWQVTPSNVASLSFSANVNNEGNQGVGGLTLADAGYSSLVSEYDLRLHNMQTISPNILHETHIGYSWKRTEQAPLSDTPSVQVAGYFLGGGATSQNLNNRERDLEVDDDMTIAHGKHTVAFGVQSLGIFLHDYDPNTFNGAYIFGGGSAPVLDANNNLTGQTTTISALEQYRRAQLNLPGGSPTTYQVTTGTPLVPLTIWLVGLWADDTFKLARHLSLATGFRYQLQTTPGIFGNYNPRVGLAWSPGKKETWVFHARAGFFNSAYDQSYATDVHRLNGILQRQTTVYSSEFSAPLIPVPGSVQVATINLFPPRPVQDMTFRVFVNAEHDFVHHWHARGNFYWASYWSIVRTVNINAPLVASSVGTAPDPTAALLAPRPIAPDENLIEYQNSGHGSGSVTSFSLDQHSYKRFGLSARYTHMNLKSDVLSSLTPQSSYSNKGESARINWDSKNGFTLFGNLNLPYRVVATTQFDVSSGVPYNITTGTDNNGDGNYTDRPSYASAPGPGIYSTRFGLLTTNTVNGNVPANLGTMPGLVHLDMNLSRVFTLNPKNKEHPQRLTFNARSANLLNHTNVTAVNAVLSSSAIGQPVTAQTARRVELGVRFEF
- a CDS encoding 4Fe-4S dicluster domain-containing protein, with product MPLVPTAPDHFGADEFCASCQICTRSCPPGAITESKQLIRGVERWYVNFDKCIPFFAEAASCGICIAECPWTRPDVRPKLLSTMAKRIRP